A single region of the Bacillus cereus genome encodes:
- the dltB gene encoding D-alanyl-lipoteichoic acid biosynthesis protein DltB, with protein MTAYGSFYFFAIVGILLIPTIIAGLKGKMLRKYNAVLTLVMIAIIFSDKPKQAMMLAAFIIWQYALIKGYLLLRKQNNSTFTFCIAVILSILPLILAKIAPFASVLPELKLVVFLGISYVTFRAVQMVFEVRDGLIKELSFFNFWEFVLFFPAISTGPIDRYRRFQKDIQKPPSAEEYQNLLYTGLNRIFQGFLYKFIIAYLIKQYFMDPAFAQHDTIFSNMIYMYSYSLYLFFDFAGYSSFVIGVSYMMGIKTPENFNKPFLSRNIKDFWNRWHMSLSFWFRDFIYMRFVFFATKKKLIKNRYTISYIGAFLNFFIMGIWHIQGSAVAQYIIYGLYHAALFILFDIFERKNKKHKFWPNNKFTRVLAIVITFHVVCFGFLIFSGHLNRYF; from the coding sequence ATGACCGCATATGGATCATTTTATTTTTTCGCTATAGTGGGCATTTTATTAATACCTACTATCATAGCTGGATTAAAAGGTAAAATGTTGCGTAAATATAATGCCGTTTTAACATTAGTAATGATTGCTATTATCTTCTCTGATAAACCGAAGCAAGCAATGATGTTAGCTGCATTTATTATTTGGCAATACGCCCTTATTAAAGGCTATTTACTTTTAAGAAAACAAAATAATAGTACATTCACGTTTTGTATAGCTGTTATTTTATCAATTTTGCCACTTATTTTGGCAAAAATCGCACCGTTTGCATCCGTTTTACCTGAATTAAAACTTGTTGTTTTTCTAGGTATATCTTACGTAACATTTAGAGCAGTTCAAATGGTATTTGAAGTTCGTGATGGTTTAATTAAAGAACTTTCTTTCTTTAACTTCTGGGAATTCGTTTTATTCTTCCCTGCGATTTCAACAGGACCTATCGATCGTTACCGAAGATTCCAAAAAGATATTCAAAAGCCACCTAGCGCTGAAGAATATCAAAACTTACTATATACAGGACTAAATCGTATTTTCCAAGGTTTCTTGTATAAATTTATTATTGCTTACTTAATAAAGCAATATTTTATGGATCCAGCATTCGCTCAACACGATACAATCTTTTCAAATATGATTTATATGTATAGCTATAGCTTATATCTATTCTTCGATTTTGCTGGTTATAGCTCATTTGTAATTGGTGTAAGTTATATGATGGGAATTAAAACGCCAGAAAACTTTAATAAGCCATTCCTTAGTCGTAATATTAAAGACTTCTGGAACCGCTGGCACATGAGTTTATCATTCTGGTTCCGTGATTTTATTTACATGCGCTTCGTCTTTTTTGCAACGAAGAAAAAGTTAATTAAAAACCGCTACACAATTTCGTATATCGGTGCATTTTTAAACTTTTTCATCATGGGAATTTGGCACATCCAAGGAAGCGCTGTTGCTCAGTATATTATTTACGGTCTATATCATGCCGCACTGTTTATTTTATTCGATATTTTCGAACGAAAAAACAAAAAGCATAAGTTTTGGCCAAATAATAAATTTACACGCGTCCTTGCGATTGTAATTACGTTCCACGTTGTATGTTTCGGTTTCCTAATTTTCTCTGGACACCTTAACAGATACTTTTAA
- the dltA gene encoding D-alanine--poly(phosphoribitol) ligase subunit DltA, with amino-acid sequence MKLLEQIEKWAAETPDQTAFVWRDAKITYKQLKEDSDALAHWISSEYPDDRSPIMVYGHMQPEMIINFLGCVKAGHAYIPVDLSIPADRVQRIAENSGAKLLLSETEVTVTDLPVRIVSEDNLKDIFFTHKGNIPNPEHAVKGDENFYIIYTSGSTGNPKGVQITYNCLVSFTKWAVEDFNLQTGQVFLNQAPFSFDLSVMDIYPSLVTGGTLWAIDKDMIARPKDLFASLEQSDIQVWTSTPSFAEMCLMEASFSESMLPNMKTFLFCGEVLPNEVARKLIERFPKATIMNTYGPTEATVAVTGIHVTEEVLDQYKSLPVGYCKSDCRLLIMKEDGTIAPDGEKGEIVIVGPSVSVGYLGSPELTEKAFTIIDGERAYKTGDAGYVENGLLFYNGRLDFQIKLHGYRMELEEIEHHLRACSYVEGAVIVPIKKGEKYDYLLAVVVPGEHSFEKEFKLTSAIKKELNERLPNYMIPRKFMYQSSIPMTPNGKVDRKKLLSEVTA; translated from the coding sequence ATGAAGTTATTAGAACAAATTGAAAAGTGGGCTGCAGAAACGCCTGATCAAACCGCTTTTGTTTGGCGAGATGCGAAAATTACGTACAAACAATTAAAGGAAGATTCTGATGCGTTAGCACATTGGATTTCTTCTGAGTATCCAGATGATCGTTCACCAATTATGGTGTATGGCCATATGCAACCTGAAATGATTATTAACTTTTTAGGATGTGTAAAAGCTGGACATGCTTACATTCCTGTAGATTTATCTATCCCAGCTGATCGTGTACAACGTATCGCTGAAAATTCTGGTGCGAAATTACTTTTATCAGAAACAGAAGTAACTGTAACTGATTTACCAGTTCGCATTGTAAGTGAAGACAACTTAAAAGATATTTTCTTTACTCATAAAGGGAACATTCCAAATCCTGAACATGCGGTAAAAGGTGATGAGAACTTCTACATTATTTACACATCAGGAAGTACAGGTAATCCGAAAGGGGTTCAGATTACTTATAACTGCCTTGTTAGCTTTACAAAATGGGCTGTAGAAGATTTCAACTTACAAACAGGGCAAGTATTCTTAAACCAAGCACCTTTCTCATTTGATTTATCTGTAATGGATATTTACCCATCATTAGTAACAGGTGGTACACTTTGGGCAATCGATAAAGATATGATTGCACGTCCAAAAGACTTGTTTGCTTCTTTAGAGCAATCGGATATTCAAGTATGGACTTCGACACCATCTTTCGCTGAAATGTGTTTAATGGAAGCATCTTTCTCTGAGAGTATGCTACCAAACATGAAAACATTCTTATTCTGCGGTGAAGTGTTACCAAATGAAGTAGCTAGAAAATTAATTGAGCGTTTCCCGAAAGCAACAATTATGAATACGTACGGTCCAACAGAAGCTACTGTCGCTGTAACGGGTATTCACGTTACAGAAGAAGTGCTTGATCAATACAAATCACTTCCAGTTGGCTACTGTAAATCAGACTGTCGCCTTCTTATTATGAAAGAAGATGGCACAATCGCACCTGATGGTGAAAAAGGTGAGATCGTAATTGTCGGTCCAAGCGTAAGCGTTGGATATTTAGGAAGCCCTGAATTAACAGAAAAAGCATTTACTATAATTGACGGTGAGCGCGCCTATAAAACAGGCGATGCTGGCTATGTTGAAAATGGTCTTCTATTCTATAATGGTCGTCTTGATTTCCAAATTAAGCTTCATGGTTATCGAATGGAATTAGAAGAAATTGAGCATCATCTTCGTGCGTGTTCTTACGTAGAAGGAGCAGTTATTGTTCCAATTAAAAAAGGTGAAAAATACGATTATTTATTAGCGGTTGTTGTTCCTGGAGAGCATTCGTTTGAAAAAGAATTCAAATTAACATCTGCAATCAAAAAAGAACTCAATGAGCGTTTACCAAACTACATGATTCCACGTAAATTCATGTATCAATCTTCTATTCCAATGACACCAAATGGAAAGGTAGATCGCAAAAAATTATTGAGTGAGGTTACAGCATGA
- a CDS encoding teichoic acid D-Ala incorporation-associated protein DltX, whose translation MERLKEIWSRPLTQWVAKTVYYLAILFALLWLYGFHDTNTSTFIYNEF comes from the coding sequence ATGGAAAGATTAAAAGAGATATGGTCTCGACCACTCACACAATGGGTTGCAAAGACGGTTTATTACCTTGCAATTTTATTTGCATTACTTTGGTTGTATGGATTCCATGATACAAACACAAGTACATTTATTTACAATGAATTCTAG
- a CDS encoding amidohydrolase produces MKSVWKDLISEENIIKWRRHFHKYPELSFHEKETSQFIYDTLCSFSYFEVTRPTKYSVLAIKRSVQKGKVVAIRADIDALPIQEETLKSYASVNKGIMHACGHDAHAAILLSVAETIANIKEEFVGEVRLFFQHAEEVYPGGGQEMVEAGVMDGVDYVIGLHVMSGLESGKIGIVYGPMMAAPDVFTVEINGKGGHAARPEETVDPIAIGAQIVTNLQHIVSRNTSAFMQRVVSVTQFHGGMADNIIPNGATLMGTVRSFNQTLREEAKEKVEQIVKGITEAHGGDYTYTYRYGYDPVINNEYITKIVEESAMKLFGNQCIVHLEPSMGGEDFSAYLRKAPGCFIKIGTGNKSINTCYPHHHPKFDVDESALIYGVELFLETTIRLLETYKE; encoded by the coding sequence ATGAAGAGCGTGTGGAAGGATCTGATTTCAGAAGAAAACATTATTAAATGGAGACGGCATTTTCATAAATATCCAGAATTATCATTTCATGAAAAAGAAACTTCGCAATTTATATATGATACATTATGTTCATTTTCTTATTTTGAAGTAACAAGACCGACTAAGTATAGTGTACTAGCAATTAAAAGGAGTGTGCAAAAAGGAAAAGTAGTTGCTATTCGAGCGGATATAGACGCATTACCAATTCAAGAAGAGACACTAAAGTCCTATGCATCGGTCAATAAAGGTATCATGCACGCATGTGGGCATGATGCACATGCTGCTATTTTGTTAAGTGTTGCAGAGACGATAGCAAATATAAAGGAAGAGTTTGTAGGCGAAGTTCGTCTGTTTTTTCAGCATGCAGAAGAAGTATATCCTGGCGGTGGACAAGAAATGGTTGAGGCAGGTGTTATGGATGGTGTTGATTATGTAATAGGTTTACATGTTATGTCTGGATTGGAAAGCGGAAAGATTGGAATTGTGTATGGGCCGATGATGGCAGCACCAGACGTGTTTACAGTTGAAATTAACGGAAAAGGAGGGCATGCGGCGCGGCCGGAAGAAACGGTAGATCCTATTGCTATTGGAGCACAAATTGTTACAAACTTACAACATATCGTATCAAGAAATACAAGTGCTTTTATGCAAAGGGTAGTTTCAGTTACACAATTTCATGGGGGAATGGCGGATAATATTATTCCAAATGGAGCAACTTTAATGGGAACTGTTCGATCTTTTAATCAAACATTAAGAGAGGAAGCAAAAGAGAAAGTTGAGCAAATTGTGAAAGGAATTACAGAAGCTCATGGAGGGGATTATACATATACGTATCGTTACGGATATGATCCAGTTATTAATAATGAGTACATTACGAAAATAGTAGAAGAAAGTGCGATGAAATTGTTCGGAAATCAGTGTATTGTGCATCTTGAACCTTCTATGGGAGGAGAAGATTTTTCAGCATATTTAAGAAAAGCACCTGGTTGTTTCATTAAAATAGGGACGGGAAATAAAAGTATCAATACTTGTTATCCTCATCACCATCCGAAATTTGATGTGGATGAATCAGCCCTAATTTATGGAGTTGAACTATTTTTAGAGACAACTATAAGGTTACTAGAAACGTATAAAGAATAA
- a CDS encoding flavodoxin encodes MSKLIMIYASMSGNTEEMADHIAGAIRETENEIEVIDIMDTPEASILEQYDGIILGAYTWGDGDLPDDFLDFYDAMDAINLTGKKAAAFGSCDSAYPKYGVAVDILIEKLQERGAAVVLEGLKVELTPEDEDVEKCLQFGAEFVKHLS; translated from the coding sequence TTGAGTAAGTTAATAATGATTTATGCAAGTATGAGTGGAAATACAGAGGAAATGGCCGATCATATTGCGGGTGCGATTCGTGAAACAGAAAATGAGATTGAAGTCATTGATATTATGGATACACCAGAAGCTTCTATATTAGAACAATATGACGGTATTATTTTAGGAGCTTATACTTGGGGAGACGGTGACCTTCCTGATGATTTCTTAGATTTTTATGATGCAATGGATGCGATTAACTTAACTGGTAAAAAAGCAGCAGCATTCGGTTCTTGTGACTCGGCTTATCCGAAATACGGTGTAGCGGTTGATATTTTAATAGAAAAGCTGCAGGAGCGCGGGGCAGCAGTTGTGTTAGAAGGACTAAAAGTAGAATTAACGCCAGAAGATGAAGATGTAGAGAAATGTTTACAGTTTGGAGCTGAATTTGTAAAACACCTTTCTTAA
- a CDS encoding aminoglycoside phosphotransferase family protein — MDSYKQYIKEALPNLSIHSYKQNEEGWDNIAAIVNDELLFRFPRKQECAKRIPLEKELCKLLSHSLQEIEVPQYCLLYKNDTDAVPLCSYYTLIHGEPLKTEIVTKLEQKERTIIITQLATFLATLHNIPLKRVETLGFPIEKTLTYWTELQTKLNQYLTNSFTSLQKSALNSLFENFFANIAKSTFQNTIIHADFTHHHILFKNQSKTISGVIDFGDAQIGDPAFDFAGLYYDFGHEFTTSVYEQYSTLVSHHDPLLIHRITTFYQYSPLLHNLIYNAEANNNVTLKKNEEQLKTILQGRD; from the coding sequence ATGGACTCTTACAAACAGTATATAAAAGAAGCTCTGCCTAATCTTTCTATACACTCATATAAACAAAATGAAGAAGGCTGGGATAACATAGCGGCTATAGTAAATGATGAACTACTATTTCGTTTCCCGCGAAAACAAGAATGTGCAAAGCGAATTCCTTTAGAAAAGGAACTATGCAAACTGCTCTCTCATTCGCTACAAGAAATCGAGGTTCCACAGTATTGCCTATTATATAAAAATGATACTGATGCTGTTCCACTTTGTAGTTACTATACTCTCATTCACGGTGAACCGTTAAAAACAGAAATAGTTACGAAGTTAGAGCAAAAAGAACGGACAATAATTATTACACAATTAGCCACTTTCCTTGCGACTTTACATAATATTCCTTTAAAACGTGTTGAAACGCTGGGATTCCCTATCGAAAAAACACTTACCTACTGGACAGAGCTACAAACAAAATTAAATCAATATCTTACTAACAGTTTTACTTCATTACAGAAATCAGCCTTAAATAGTTTATTCGAAAATTTCTTTGCCAATATAGCTAAATCTACCTTTCAAAATACAATCATTCATGCTGACTTTACACATCATCACATTTTATTTAAAAACCAAAGCAAAACCATTTCAGGTGTTATCGATTTTGGAGATGCCCAAATTGGCGATCCCGCTTTTGATTTTGCTGGACTATATTATGATTTCGGTCATGAGTTTACTACATCTGTATATGAACAATACAGTACACTTGTTTCTCACCATGATCCATTACTTATTCACCGCATCACTACCTTTTATCAATACAGCCCTTTATTACATAACTTGATTTATAACGCCGAAGCAAACAACAACGTAACATTAAAGAAGAATGAAGAACAGCTTAAAACAATACTACAGGGGCGAGATTAA